The window CTCCCACGCTCTCTTGCTGCCAACCATGGCGTTGACCACGGCTGGCAGCGAGAGGTCGTTCCCGACCACTGAGGCGAGCGCCGCTCGCTGTTGCGCCCATGCTGGACAGACCCCCAGTGTATGGTCGGCGGTGTCGTCACTGCAAGCGCAATGGTGACACACTGCCAACGGCTCCCTGCCGGCTATGTGGCACAGATACCTGCCGAAGCTGCCATGCCCCGACAGGATCTGCACCAGCCTAAAGGTGAGCGAACCGTGGCGTCGGTTCACCCATTCCTTCAGGACTGGGCGAACAGCCGCCACAGTCCGCAAGCCAGCGCACGGCTCTTCCAGTCGCTGCCTCCACCTTCGCAGCAGACTGCGTTGAGCGCGCTTCCTCCAGCGATCCAGGTCTTCGGGATCTGGGCCATCTCCCTGCGCTTTAGCCTCTGCGCATCTCACATAAACCTCCGCGAGAACCTCGGCATCGAGGTCCCACGGAGGCGTGCCCGCAAGGACACACGCTGCCTCATGCGAGATGGTGCGGTATCCTCGGATGACTCTGACTGCTATGACTCGCTGTGCACGGTACAGCAAGGTCTTGTTCGGAGCAGTCAGAGCCCCGACCCACACCGGTGCGCCATATAGCGCCATTGAGCGCACGACGCCGGTGTATAACCGACGGCACGTGATACTCGGTCCTCCCAGATTGGGCAACAACCTCCCAAGCGCAGACGCCGCACTGATAAGCTTGGGAGCCAATCTCCGGAAGTGCTCCCGGAAATTCCATTTCGGATCGAGATAAAGTCCCAGATATTTCATCTGAGGCTTTATCTCGACCCGGCAGCCACCAATGACAATGCAGGCGCCCGCAGGTGGCCCCCTCCGAGGACCGTAGAAACACAGTGCCTCGGTTTTATTGAGGGCCACCTTTAGGCCCAGCGACTCAATGCGCTCCACAACTCGCTGGACGCCATCTGTAGCGAGTGCAGCCGCCTCTTCGTAATTCTCCCCCCGGGCCGTGACAAGAGTGTCATCTGCATAACAGACGATGTTAAGGCCCGAGGGAAGATCGCCCCGCAGGGTCCAGTCGAACCCAATGTTCCACAGGAGTGGTCCCAGGACCGACCCCTGTGGAACACCACATTCCATGGCCCTCCGATGGAGAGTTCCATCCCGCCCGGCGTAAAGGACCTCCCTATTAGATAGGTAGACCTCTATCAGCCTCCGCAAGTATTGAGGAAGCCGGTGATACCGGATTGCCTCAAGGATGCTGTCGAAAGGCAGGGAGTTGAAAGCGTTGGCGATGTCCAAGGACACCGCCAACAGCACACCGCCTGAGACAACCGCTTCCTCCGAGAGAGCCTTGACGCGCGCGACCGCATCAATGGTCGATCGGCTCACTCGGAACCCGAATTGGTTGTCCGACAGATCCGGGCCTACGCTGGATAAGTGCTGGGTGATACGAGAGGCAATGATACGCTCGAAGAGCTTTCCCGTATCATCCAGCAGGACTATCGGGCGGTAGGCAGAGGGTGACTCTGCGGGGCGCCCATCCTTCCTAAGAAGGACTAACCGTCCTTCCTTCCAGCAAGTCGGGAACTGACCCGACGCTAAACAGGCGTCGAGGAGCTCGGCTAGGTGAGCTCCCAACTGGTTCAACGCCAGTGTCAGCACCCGACCCGGGACTCCGTCTGGTCCGGGCGCGGTGTTCTTGGCCCGCAACCTGAGCGCAGCCGCGCGAACCTCCATCGATCTTAGAGGAGGGACCTCATCAGCCTCGTCATCCTCGAAAGGATCCGCCATCGTCGGGGGCGCGTGATCGGTTCTGTCAGGGAACAGTGCCGTCACCACGTCATCCAGCAGTCGAGGCTCCAGGGTTTCCGTGATCGGGGGCGCCTGTGGGCGAAATTTGCATCTCGCCGCACGGTACGGGCGTCCCCACGGATCCCTGTTGAGATCCTCCAGCATCTCCTGCCTGGAGAGGGTTTTGGACCTGCTGATTGCCAGTTGAAGGGTCTTTTTGGACTGGCTGTAGATGTTATGCAGCAGGTCCTCCCTTTCTTCGCTGCGACTCTGCAGTCTCCGGTATCTGGTGAACTCGCGACGCGCCGCAACGCAAGCTTTGCGCAGCTCAGCTATATCTTGAGTCCACCAGTATACCGCTCGCCTTGGGGGCTGCCTCTTCGCACGAGGCATAGCCGCGTCGCATATCTGCGTGAGAACCTCCCTGAATCTGAGGGCACCCTCGTGCACCTCTGCTGGATCAACGGGCTGCATAGTCCATGCCTGGACAATTGCAGCCTCCTCCAGCAGCTCCTCATTGAGGCGCGCGAGTGACCACCTCGGGAAGACCGATGGTCTGGCTTCCCTATCCCGACGGGAGATGGAATCACTAGATGATGTGGCGACCTCGAACGTAATGTAGCGGTGGTCCGAGAGTGTCTCCACATCATCCAGAACCCGCCAATTCGACACGCGCGATGCTAAGGCAGGGCTAGCGAACGTTAAGTCCACTATGGACCCGCTCTGCCGTCGCACCCACGTGTCGGTTGAGCCACGGTTGAGCAGCACAAGGCCGCACAACGCCGCCCACTCCTCGACCGCTTCGCCGCGATCATTGGTCTCCGGGGATCCCCATGTCGTGCTGTGGGCATTGAAATCGCCCAGCACGATCACGTTGGACTGAGTTGCCCTCCTGACAGCTATTCCCAAGCGATCTAGGAAAAGCTGGTACTCAGCCAACGGAGCGTTGGGAGAGAAGTAGATCCCGAAAACCAAATACTCGCCCCAGGAGGCGGACACAAATCCGGGCTCCCTGTCCCGGACGGATAGGGGCATAGAGCCCGGACCAGTAGCCACGACAATTGCCACAGAGTTACACGGGTCGCCGACCCAATTGGGCTGGGGAGACACAAAGTAAGGCTCTGCGATGACGGCCACGTTGCTTGACCACTGTAGCATGGTTTGCATGAGCAGGTCCTGCGCACCAGCACAGTGGTTCAAGTTCGTAAGTAGGAAGCGGTGACCTGCCATTGCTAACCGGTCACCATCGCCTCCCGTGGCGGCTCCCTCGGTGTTTGGCTGGAGGAGACTGGGGTCCTGACAGTCCCTTTCTTGCCGGTCTTCGGCCGTGCGCATTTCCGACCCCCAGTTGTGTGGTTTGCAGGCTTGCCTGCAGCCTTGCAAATGGGGCAGTGGAGATCGCCGGTGCATGACGCCGCCATGTGACCCTCCTGGCCGCACCGGAAGCAGTTCCGGCTGCGATCTACCTGCGACTGACACTGGAGCCCAGTATGCCCAATTTCGAAGCATTTAAAACACTTCATTGGCCTAGGCCCCAGTGCCCGCACGCGGGTCGCACTCCAGCCAACCAGGAGTCGCCCGCTCTCTACCAATGTCTTGGCCGCTTCAACAGGGCACTCAACAAGCGCGCTGCCAACGCCAAACACCCCGATCCGAATAGGACTGACTCTGATATGCTCAGCGGAGCATTTTCCTGCCTCCACGACCGCAGCCGTGATGCTTTCCGCTGTGGCAGAGTCATCCAGACCAGATATGACCAGGTCAGTGCACCTTATAGGTCGGGTCACCTTTACCGCCTCTGGCAGAACCTCCTTTAACTTTGCCGCAAGGAGCTCAGCTTTGTCTCCACTCTCCTTACCGGAGATTTCTAGAACGCGAGCTCCCGTGGCAGCCAACCGGAAACGGAGACCGTCTATGCCCAGCTGCTTGAGGTCTACTCCCAATCTCGCCCTCGTGAGCACCTGGGCATATGTCAAGCCCTCGTCACTCGCCTCTGGCCGTAAGGTCAATGTGACCGCGGCTGATCTTGGTGGGCGCAAGAGAGCCTTGGCTTTTCCACTGCCTCCCGCCTTTTTCGGCATCGCCTTTCCGCGTGGCCTTGTAGTGTCTACATGGCTCACCGGAGGCGTGCTAGACGTGGTCTGGGCTGCGGGATTGGCTTCAGCTTTGCGCACCTTCTTCGCCTTTTTACCTCTCCGCACCACCTCGCTCCACGTCTCCACTGGTGGTTGCGATCCCTGTGAAGGGGTCGCTTTGCCACGTGTGGGCGTTGGGGTGGGAGGGGTCGCTGCTGCCGCAGCCTTTTTGGCTGCCTTGGCTGCTGGCGCTTTCACTGCCTTGGGAGCCTGTGCCTTGGCTCCACTTGCCTGCGGCGCAGGTCTGCTGAGGTCCGCCTGTAGGGGTGGACGAAAAGCCGACGGTGGGAGTAGGCGGTTTTCTAGCCTGGCAAGCTTGATATCAATCATGCGATCGATATCGCTGATTATGGCTGCCCGCTGATCCGCCATACTCCTATCCTCCGATTGTTGCTTGGGCGCATTGGTGCGGGTTCGCTCCGCGGAGAGATGTTCGAGGTCCTCGCGGAGCTTGACCATCTCCTCGCTGAGGTTCTCCACCCTCTTTCTCAGTTCTGCGTTTTCAGAACGCAGAACCCGCACCTCTTCGTCACAAGTCCGTTCCGCCATTGCCGCCACAGCTTGCTCAATTTGAGTGGCAGCTTTCTTAAGGGCATTTACAAAGGTGCCCTTAAGGTTCTTCGATTTGCGAGCGACGTCAAGAATAACCTTGACGCCGCTCTCCACGCGTCTTTCGAGGCAGTCCGCGGGCACAGCCGCGAGCTCCCTGGCTGACTGTAGGACCTCCGATTCGTCCTGTAGCTCAAGTTCAGCCCGTTGAGCACTGACAAGGGCCTCCTTCGCCTTTGCAAGGCCGACGTAGTGCCCAGTGGTGGGCGGTCTACCTCTTCCTCGCTTGGCTGTGCTTTTCGGTGCGGGCGCAGTGATGATAGAGCTGGCACATGACTCGCCGCTGCTGTCCGCATCCGGGGCACTCCTCTTATTACGTCGCCTACCGCTAGCGACAGAACCTCCATCTGAGTAAGAGATGGCCGTGTCCATCCCGGAGCAGTCAGAATCTGCTTCCGAAACAAGCACCGCCGTCTCCTCCTCCTGCCTGGTAAGGCATTTCTCCCTACTCTCCAAGCTTCCCTCAACATTGCCCTTATAAGTTTTAGGAGCCTGTGCCTTCAACCGCTGGTCCTTGCCGCTAAGCACCAGTGGTCCCGGGTCCAAAATCGACCCATCCTTCGTTTTGCCCTTGCGGGGCTTTTCAGCTGCTCTAGAGCAGCCACTAGTTCCAGCAACAGAAGAGAGGGCCGCCCCCGGATTGGTGGGATCCGCAGGCAGTTCCTTCTCTTCTCCAAATCGCGCGCATTCGTTTCCATTTCCTTCGCCAAAGTCGTTTGAAAAATCGGTCCGTCTATATTTGTGTCTTAAATCCACTATCTCCACAACAGGTTTTTTCGACATTAGTTTTGATTCCCACGATAGTGAGGGATATAAGCAGTCCACCCGGGCAGTGCCCTCTGTACCCGGGTAACCCTAATCCGCCTGGGGGGTCGGGCGGTGCCCCAGCGATGGCCGCTCGCTGCCGGAGGTATCCCCTCCGCCACCTGTAACAGGCGCCTTACGCCGCGCAGGACCCGAAGGTGCCCCAACGTAAGACTTTGGAGATTTTTTAGTGAGGTTTACTCCTCTCGGGGCCGGCCGGTTAAGGCAAGCCCCCCTGGCCCTGAGACATGCCGCGAGACATGACCACCGCAAGTCAGGGTAACAGGTTCGCCCGactgtggccgaagcctgtccgccaGCCGTACATTGACGACCGACGAACCAGCCGCGCGAAGGCGGAATTCGCCTCCTCCCTGCGGATTTTTTATAGAGGTTATCTCCTCGCAGCCCCCTCCACTCAGTGTgaaggcggcccccgttcctgcGACCCCACCAAGTGCAGGCTTACGGGTtgcccgacggtggccgaagccgttGCCCGCCCAGAGTTTTCTGAGCGGACCCGCCGCGCGTTGggttcttcttagcttcactgtgGAAGTGATATGGAGTAAGCGGCATTTCCAATCACTTccacagctactgagcccccccgccacgacaaggcgagaacccattgggggggtgctctaacctaacctaacctaacctttttttttttttttttttttttttttttttttttttttttttaacgaggagaaatccatcatggatacccagccgcccggggaaagcgactgggttatgtgagactcctactcactaaaactcctcggtgttcCACTTCCTTCGCCGATTGACGGGTGTCCGGGGACGTTGGCACACTCTTCCGTGCACCCGCCGGCGTTGTCCGATTCGGACACTCCCTGAATTCAGGATGGGAGGAGCTGTCCACCCTGAACCTCCAATGTTATGTGATCTGCCGGGAACACACGGCAGACCACATCCTCCACGAGCCCTAGATGGAATCGGGCGACGGAATTTCCCCGCTTCCGTCGCCCGAGGGCTTGGCTAACTAGGCAAGAGTTGGCGAGCAAATACCCCCCTTCTCCGCCCAGTACGCCTTCGTCGGATAGGATCCGAGAGGGGGTCGTCCTCTCGGGTCCGTTCGGCAGCCTCCTTCTGTGCCACCACGTCCTCACAGAAGGAGACCATCGCCTCCCACGCTCTCTTGCTGCCAACCATGGCGTTGACCACGGCTGGCAGCGAGAGGTCGTTCCCGACCACTGAGGCGAGCGCCGCTCGCTGTTGCGCCCATGCTGGACAGACCCCCAGTGTATGGTCGGCGGTGTCGTCACTGCAAGCGCAATGGTGACACACTGCCAACGGCTCCCTGCCGGCTATGTGGCACAGATACCTGCCGAAGCTGCCATGCCCCGACAGGATCTGCACCAGCCTAAAGGTGAGCGAACCGTGGCGTCGGTTCACCCATTCCTTCAGGACTGGGCGAACAGCCGCCACAGTCCGCAAGCCAGCGCACGGCTCTTCCAGTCGCTGCCTCCACCTTCGCAGCAGACTGCGTTGAGCGCGCTTCCTCCAGCGATCCAGGTCTTCGGGATCTGGGCCATCTCCCTGCGCTTTAGCCTCCGCGCATCTCACATAAACCTCCGCGAGAACCTCGGCATCGAGGTCCCACGGAGGCGTGCCCGCAAGGACACACGCTGCCTCATGCGAGATGGTGCGGTATCCTCGGATGACTCTGACTGCTATGACCCGCTGTGCACGGTACAGCAAGGTCTTGTTCGGAGCAGTCAGAGCCCCGACCCACACCGGTGCGCCATAAAGCGCCATTGAGCGCACGACGCCGGTGTATAACCGACGGCACGTGATACTCGGTCCTCCCAGATTGGGCAACAACCTCCCAAGCGCAGACGCCGCACTGATAAGCTTGGGAGCCAATCTCCGGAAGTGCTCCCGGAAATTCCATTTCGGATCGAGATAAAGTCCCAGATATTTCATCTGAGGCTTTATCTCGACCCGGCAGCCACCAATGACAATGCAGGCGCCCGCAGGTGGCCCCCTCCGAGGACCGTGGAAACACAGTGCCTCGGTTTTATTGAGGGCCACCTTTAGGCCCAGCGACTCAATGCGCTCCACAACTCGCTGGACGCCATTTGTAGCGAGTGCAGCCGCCTCTTCGTAATTCTCCCCCCGGGCCGTGACAAGAGTGTCATCTGCATAACAGACGATGTTAAGGCCCGAGGGAAGATCGCCCCGCAGGGTCCAGTCGAACCCAATGTTCCACAGGAGTGGTCCCAGGACCGACCCCTGTGGAACACCACATTCCATGGCCCTCCGATGGAGAGTTCCATCCCGCCCGGCGTAAAGGACCTCCCTATTAGATAGGTAGACCTCTATCAGCCTCCGCAAGTATTGAGGAAGCCGGTGATACCGGATTGCCTCAAGGATGCTGTCGAAAGGCAGGGAGTTGAAAGCGTTGGCGATGTCCAAGGACACCGCCAACAGCACACCGCCTGAGACAACCGCTTCCTCCGAGAGAGCCTTGACGCGCGTGACCGCATCAATGGTCGATCGGCTCACTCGGAACCCGAATTGGTTGTCCGACAGATCCGGGCCTACGCTGGATAAGTGCTGGGTGATACGAGAGGCAATGATACGCTCGAAGAGCTTTCCCGTATCATCCAGCAGGACTATCGGGCGGTAGGCAGAGGGTGACTCTGCGGGGCGCCCATCCTTCCTAAGAAGGACTAACCGTCCTTCCTTCCAGCAAGTCGGGAACTGACCCGACGCTAAACAGGCGTCGAGGAGCTCGGCTAGGTGAGCTCCCAACTGGTTCAACGCCAGTGTCAGCACCCGACCCGGGACTCCGTCTGGTCCGGGCGCGGTGTTCTTGGCCCGCAACCTGAGCGCAGCCGCACGAACCTCCATCGATCTTAGAGGAGGGACCTCATCAGCCTCGTCATCCTCGAAAGGATCCGCCATCGTCGGGGGCGCGTGATCGGTTCTGTCAGGGAACAGTGCCGTCACCACGTCATCCAGCAGTCGAGGCTCCAGGGTTTCCGTGATCGGGGGCGCCTGTGGGCGAAATTTGCATCTCGCCGCACGGTACGGGCGTCCCCACGGATCCCTGTTGAGATCCTCCAGCATCTCCTGCCTGGAGAGGGTTTTGGACCTGCTGATTGCCAGTTGAAGGGTCTTTTTGGACTGGCTGTAGATGTTATGCAGCAGGTCCTCCCTTTCTTCGCTGCGACTCTGCAGTCTCCGGTATCTGGTGAACTCGCGACGCGCCGCAACGCAAGCTTTGCGCAGCTCAGCTATATCTTGAGTCCACCAGTATACCGCTCGCCTTGGGGGCTGCCTCTTCGCACGAGGCATAGCCGCGTCGCATATCTGCGTGAGAACCTCCCTGAATCTGAGGGCACCCTCGTGCACCTCTGCTGGATCAACGGGCTGCATAGTCCATGCCTGGACAATTGCAGCCTCCTCCAGCAGCTCCTCATTGAGGCGCGCGAGTGACCACCTCGGGAAGACCGATGGTCTGGCTTCCCTATCCCGACGGGAGATGGAATCACTAGATGATGTGGCGACCTCGAACGTAATGTAGCGGTGGTCCGAGAGTGTCTCCACATCATCCAGAACCCGCCAATTCGACACGCGCGATGCTAAGGCAGGGCTAGCGAACGTTAAGTCCACTATGGACCCGCTCTGCCGTCGCACCCACGTGTCGGTTGAGCCACGGTTGAGCAGCACAAGGCCGCACAACGCCGCCCACTCCTCGACCGCTTCGCCGCGATCATTGGTCTCCGGGGATCCCCATGTCGTGCTGTGGGCATTGAAATCGCCCAGCACGATCACGTTGGACTGAGTTGCCCTCCTGACAGCTATTCCCAAGCGATCTAGGAAAAGCTGGTACTCAGCCAACGGAGCGTTGGGAGAGAAGTAGATCCCGAAAACCAAATACTCGCCCCAGGAGGCGGACACAAATCCGGGTTCCCTGTCCCGGACGGATAGGGGCATAGAGCCCGGACCAGTAGCCACGACAATTGCCACAGAGTTACACGGGTCGCCGACCCAATTGGGCTGGGGAGACACAAAGTAAGGCTCTGCGATGACGGCCACGTTGCTTGACCACTGTAGCATGGTTTGCATGAGCAGGTCCTGCGCACCAGCACAGTGGTTCAAGTTCGTAAGTAGGAAGCGGTGACCTGCCATTGCTAACCGGTCACCATCGCCTCCCGTGGCGGCTCCCTCGGTGTTTGGCTGGAGGAGACTGGGGTCCTGACAGTCCCTTTCTTGCCGGTCTTCGGCCGTGCGCATTTCCGACCCCCAGTTGTGTGGTTTGCAGGCTTGCCTGCAGCCTTGCAAATGGGGCAGTGGAGATCGCCGGTGCATGACGCCGCCATGTGACCCTCCTGGCCGCACCGGAAGCAGTTCCGGCTGCGATCTACCTGCGACTGACACTGGAGCCCAGTATGCCCAATTTCGAAGCATTTAAAACACTTCATTGGCCTAGGCCCCAGTGCCCGCACGCGGGTCGCACTCCAGCCAACCAGGAGTCGCCCGCTCTCTACCAATGTCTTGGCCGCTTCAACAGGGCACTCAACAAGCGCGCTGCCAACGCCAAACACCCCGATCCGAATAGGACTGACTCTGATATGCTCAGCGGAGCATTTTCCTGCCTCCACGACCGCAGCCGTGATGCTTTCCGCTGTGGCAGAGTCATCCAGACCAGATATGACCAGGTCAGTGCACCTTATAGGTCGGGTCACCTTTACCGCCTCTGGCAGAACCTCCTTTAACTTTGCCGCAAGGAGCTCAGCTTTGTCTCCACTCTCCTTACCGGAGATTTCTAGAACGCGAGCTCCCGTGGCAGCCAACCGGAAACGGAGACCGTCTATGCCCAGCTGCTTGAGGTCTACTCCCAATCTCGCCCTCGTGAGCACCTGGGCATATGTCAAGCCCTCGTCACTCGCCTCTGGCCGTAAGGTCAATGTGACCGCGGCTGATCTTGGTGGGCGCAAGAGAGCCTTGGCTTTTCCACTGCCTCCCGCCTTTTTCGGCATCGCCTTTCCGCGTGGCCTTGTAGTGTCTACATGGCTCACCGGAGGCGTGCTAGACGTGGTCTGGGCTGCGGGATTGGCTTCAGCTTTGCGCACCTTCTTCGCCTTTTTACCTCTCCGCACCACCTCGCTCCACGTCTCCACTGGTGGTTGCGATCCCTGTGAAGGGGTCGCTTTGCCACGTGTGGGCGTTGGGGTGGGAGGGATCGCTGCTGCCGCAGCCTTTTTAGCTGCCTTGGCTGCTGGCGCTTTCACTGCCTTGGGAGCCTGTGCCTTGGCTCCACTTGCCTGCGGCGCAGGTCTGCTGAGGTCCGCCTGTAGGGGTGGACGAAAAGCCGACGGTGGGAGTAGGCGGTTTTCTAGCCTGGCAAGCTTGATATCAATCATGCGATCGATATCGCTGATTATGGCTGCCCGCTGATCCGCCATACTCCTATCCTCCGATTGTTGCTTGGGCGCATTGGTGCGGGTTCGCTCCGCGGAGAGATGTTCGAGGTCCTCACGGAGCTTGACCATCTCCTCGCTGAGGTTCTCCACCCTCTTTCTCAGTTCTGCGTTTTCAGAACGCAGAACCCGCACCTCTTCGTCACAAGTCCGTTCCGCCATTGCCGCCACAGCTTGCTCAATTTGAGTGGCAGCTTTCTTAAGGGCATTTACAAAGGTGCCCTTAAGGTTCTTCGATTTGCGAGCGACGTCAAGAATAACCTTGACGCCGCTCTCCACGCGTCTTTCGAGGCAGTCCGCGGGCACAGCCGCGAGCTCCCTGGCTGACTGTAGGACCTCCGATTCGTCCTGTAGCTCAAGTTCAGCCCGTTGAGCACTGACAAGGGCCTCCTTCGCCTTTGCAAGGCCGACGTAGTGCCCAGTGGTGGGCGGTCTACCTCTTCCTCGCTTGGCTGTGCTTTTCGGTGCGGGCGCAGTGATGATAGAGCTGGCACATGACTCGCCGCTGCTGTCCGCATCCGGGGCACTCCTCTTATTACGTCGCCTACCGCTAGCGACAGAACCTCCATCTGAGTAAGAGATGGCCGTGTCCATCCCGGAGCAGTCAGAATCTGCTTCCGAAACAAGCACCGCCGTCTCCTCCTCCTGCCTAGTAAGGCATTTCTCCCTACTCTC is drawn from Pectinophora gossypiella chromosome 7, ilPecGoss1.1, whole genome shotgun sequence and contains these coding sequences:
- the LOC126368258 gene encoding uncharacterized protein LOC126368258, which translates into the protein MAGHRFLLTNLNHCAGAQDLLMQTMLQWSSNVAVIAEPYFVSPQPNWVGDPCNSVAIVVATGPGSMPLSVRDREPGFVSASWGEYLVFGIYFSPNAPLAEYQLFLDRLGIAVRRATQSNVIVLGDFNAHSTTWGSPETNDRGEAVEEWAALCGLVLLNRGSTDTWVRRQSGSIVDLTFASPALASRVSNWRVLDDVETLSDHRYITFEVATSSSDSISRRDREARPSVFPRWSLARLNEELLEEAAIVQAWTMQPVDPAEVHEGALRFREVLTQICDAAMPRAKRQPPRRAVYWWTQDIAELRKACVAARREFTRYRRLQSRSEEREDLLHNIYSQSKKTLQLAISRSKTLSRQEMLEDLNRDPWGRPYRAARCKFRPQAPPITETLEPRLLDDVVTALFPDRTDHAPPTMADPFEDDEADEVPPLRSMEVRAAALRLRAKNTAPGPDGVPGRVLTLALNQLGAHLAELLDACLASGQFPTCWKEGRLVLLRKDGRPAESPSAYRPIVLLDDTGKLFERIIASRITQHLSSVGPDLSDNQFGFRVSRSTIDAVTRVKALSEEAVVSGGVLLAVSLDIANAFNSLPFDSILEAIRYHRLPQYLRRLIEVYLSNREVLYAGRDGTLHRRAMECGVPQGSVLGPLLWNIGFDWTLRGDLPSGLNIVCYADDTLVTARGENYEEAAALATNGVQRVVERIESLGLKVALNKTEALCFHGPRRGPPAGACIVIGGCRVEIKPQMKYLGLYLDPKWNFREHFRRLAPKLISAASALGRLLPNLGGPSITCRRLYTGVVRSMALYGAPVWVGALTAPNKTLLYRAQRVIAVRVIRGYRTISHEAACVLAGTPPWDLDAEVLAEVYVRCAEAKAQGDGPDPEDLDRWRKRAQRSLLRRWRQRLEEPCAGLRTVAAVRPVLKEWVNRRHGSLTFRLVQILSGHGSFGRYLCHIAGREPLAVCHHCACSDDTADHTLGVCPAWAQQRAALASVVGNDLSLPAVVNAMVGSKRAWEAMVSFCEDVVAQKEAAERTREDDPLSDPIRRRRTGRRRGVFARQLLPMKLRRTQRAAGPLRKLWAGNGFGHRRATRKPALGGVAGTGAAFTLSGGGCEEITSIKNPQGGGEFRLRAAGNGNECARFGEEKELPADPTNPGAALSSVAGTSGCSRAAEKPRKGKTKDGSILDPGPLVLSGKDQRLKAQAPKTYKGNVEGSLESREKCLTRQEEETAVLVSEADSDCSGMDTAISYSDGGSVASGRRRNKRSAPDADSSGESCASSIITAPAPKSTAKRGRGRPPTTGHYVGLAKAKEALVSAQRAELELQDESEVLQSARELAAVPADCLERRVESGVKVILDVARKSKNLKGTFVNALKKAATQIEQAVAAMAERTCDEEVRVLRSENAELRKRVENLSEEMVKLREDLEHLSAERTRTNAPKQQSEDRSMADQRAAIISDIDRMIDIKLARLENRLLPPSAFRPPLQADLSRPAPQASGAKAQAPKAVKAPAAKAAKKAAAAATPPTPTPTRGKATPSQGSQPPVETWSEVVRRGKKAKKVRKAEANPAAQTTSSTPPVSHVDTTRPRGKAMPKKAGGSGKAKALLRPPRSAAVTLTLRPEASDEGLTYAQVLTRARLGVDLKQLGIDGLRFRLAATGARVLEISGKESGDKAELLAAKLKEVLPEAVKVTRPIRCTDLVISGLDDSATAESITAAVVEAGKCSAEHIRVSPIRIGVFGVGSALVECPVEAAKTLVESGRLLVGWSATRVRALGPRPMKCFKCFEIGHTGLQCQSQVDRSRNCFRCGQEGHMAASCTGDLHCPICKAAGKPANHTTGGRKCARPKTGKKGTVRTPVSSSQTPREPPREDLLMQTMLQWSSNVAVIAEPYFVSPQPNWVGDPCNSVAIVVATGPGSMPLSVRDREPGFVSASWGEYLVFGIYFSPNAPLAEYQLFLDRLGIAVRRATQSNVIVLGDFNAHSTTWGSPETNDRGEAVEEWAALCGLVLLNRGSTDTWVRRQSGSIVDLTFASPALASRVSNWRVLDDVETLSDHRYITFEVATSSSDSISRRDREARPSVFPRWSLARLNEELLEEAAIVQAWTMQPVDPAEVHEGALRFREVLTQICDAAMPRAKRQPPRRAVYWWTQDIAELRKACVAARREFTRYRRLQSRSEEREDLLHNIYSQSKKTLQLAISRSKTLSRQEMLEDLNRDPWGRPYRAARCKFRPQAPPITETLEPRLLDDVVTALFPDRTDHAPPTMADPFEDDEADEVPPLRSMEVRAAALRLRAKNTAPGPDGVPGRVLTLALNQLGAHLAELLDACLASGQFPTCWKEGRLVLLRKDGRPAESPSAYRPIVLLDDTGKLFERIIASRITQHLSSVGPDLSDNQFGFRVSRSTIDAVARVKALSEEAVVSGGVLLAVSLDIANAFNSLPFDSILEAIRYHRLPQYLRRLIEVYLSNREVLYAGRDGTLHRRAMECGVPQGSVLGPLLWNIGFDWTLRGDLPSGLNIVCYADDTLVTARGENYEEAAALATDGVQRVVERIESLGLKVALNKTEALCFYGPRRGPPAGACIVIGGCRVEIKPQMKYLGLYLDPKWNFREHFRRLAPKLISAASALGRLLPNLGGPSITCRRLYTGVVRSMALYGAPVWVGALTAPNKTLLYRAQRVIAVRVIRGYRTISHEAACVLAGTPPWDLDAEVLAEVYVRCAEAKAQGDGPDPEDLDRWRKRAQRSLLRRWRQRLEEPCAGLRTVAAVRPVLKEWVNRRHGSLTFRLVQILSGHGSFGRYLCHIAGREPLAVCHHCACSDDTADHTLGVCPAWAQQRAALASVVGNDLSLPAVVNAMVGSKRAWEAMVSFCEDVVAQKEAAERTREDDPLSDPIRRRRTGRRRGVFARQLLPS